The following are encoded in a window of Brachyhypopomus gauderio isolate BG-103 chromosome 18, BGAUD_0.2, whole genome shotgun sequence genomic DNA:
- the mtmr1b gene encoding myotubularin-related protein 1b isoform X2 encodes MEKATNSGFHNLDTAPSQPNANRKLSRTLGSTGSRPPSSETLDSPTGAHVEWCKQLIAATISSQIAGPIVSESISRDYKDCDVDVKGFLLDSDPQHTASSLALREGNKQAQLEEAPRIPGETIKAIAKDVMYICPFSGAVSGTLTITDYKLYFKSLARDPPFVLDVNLGAISRLETIGVQSHGENTRGLEIVCKDLRNPRFAYKKQEQSKLEILGMLSKYAFPLSHNLPLFAYKYQEKFPKDGWKVYDPISEYKRQGLPNESWIISKINSSYEVCDTYPAVLVVPASITEDELRRVSVFRAKRRFPVLSWIHPESQAAVVRCGQPLVGPSDRRCREDERYLQTVLDASAQSHKLCIFDARQSSVADTSKAKDGGYENESFYPNVELNFLEIPTIHVMRESLRKLKEAVYPTIDEQRWLSSVDATHWLEYIRLLLAGAVRIADRVEGGKSSVVVHCSDGWDRTAQLTSLAMLMLDAHYRSLRGFQTLLEKEWTSFGHRFASRVGHGDENHANSERSPLFLQFIDCVWQMTRQFPSAFEFNELFLITVLDHLYSCLFGTFLYNSEQERVSKEVFSKTVSLWSYINSHAEDFINPLYVHYEHHVLYPVASQRNLDLWVNYYVRWNPRMRPQVPVHQNLKDLLVMRAELQRRVEEIQREASSSRSLSSSSELGGTAMHTTT; translated from the exons ATGGAGAAAGCCACGAATTCTGGATTCCACAATTTAGACACTGCTCCGTCTCAGCCGAACGCCAACAGAAAACTGTCGCGGACTCTTGGGAGTACTGGGTCCCGACCGCCGAGCTCGGAAACGTTAGAcag CCCCACAGGTGCCCACGTGGAATGGTGCAAACAGTTAATTGCAGCTACAATCTCAAGTCAAATCGCAGGACCCATAGTATCAGAATCCATTTCTCGAGACTacaag GACTGTGACGTGGACGTTAAGGGATTTCTCTTGGACAGCGATCCTCAGCACACAGCCTCCTCCTTG GCACTGAGGGAAGGCAACAAGCAAGCACAGTTGGAGGAGGCTCCACGGATACCTGGCGAGACCATCAAAGCTATTG CCAAAGATGTCATGTACATCTGTCCCTTCTCCGGAGCCGTAAGTGGCACTCTGACCATCACAGACTACAAGCTTTACTTCAAGAGCCTCGCACGG GATCCTCCATTTGTTTTGGATGTGAACCTGGGAGCTATCAGCAGGTTGGAGACCATTGGGGTGCAAAGTCATGGAGAGAATACACGAGGCCTAGAGATAGTCTGCAAA GACTTGAGAAACCCCAGGTTTGCCTATAAAAAGCAGGAACAGAGCAAGCTGGAGATCCTTGGGATGTTGTCCAAGTACgccttccccctctctcacaATTTG CCTCTATTTGCTTATAAGTACCAGGAGAAGTTCCCGAAAGATGGCTGGAAAGTCTATGACCCTATAAGTGAATACAAGAGACAG GGCCTTCCCAACGAGAGCTGGATCATCAGCAAAATCAACAGCAGTTACGAGGTGTGCGACACCTATCCTGCTGTGCTGGTGGTACCGGCGAGCATCACCGAGGACGAGCTCCGGAGGGTGTCCGTCTTTAGGGCCAAGCGCCGCTTCCCT GTGCTGTCTTGGATCCATCCGGAGAGTCAGGCAGCCGTGGTGCGCTGTGGCCAGCCGCTGGTTGGCCCCTCCGACCGCCGCTGCAGAGAGGACGAACGCTATCTCCAGACCGTCCTGGACGCCAGCGCCCAGTCGCACAAGCTCTGCATTTTCGACGCCCGGCAAAGCAGCGTAGCCGACACCAGCAAA GCCAAAGATGGTGGTTACGAGAATGAGAGTTTCTACCCCAACGTTGAGCTGAACTTTCTGGAGATTCCCACCATCCACGTCATGAGGGAGTCTCTGCGCAAGTTGAAGGAGGCGGTCTACCCCACCATCGACGAGCAGCGCTGGCTGTCGTCTGTGGACGCTACACACTGGCTGGAATACATCAGG CTGCTGCTGGCCGGCGCGGTGCGGATCGCCGACCGTGTGGAGGGCGGGAAGAGTTCGGTGGTGGTGCACTGCAGCGACGGCTGGGACCGCACGGCGCAGCTCACCTCGCTGGCCATGCTGATGCTGGACGCGCACTACCGCTCGCTCAGGGGCTTCCAGACACTGCTGGAGAAGGAGTGGACCAGCTTCGGACACCGCTTCGCCTCG cgtGTAGGACACGGCGACGAGAACCACGCTAACTCCGAACGCtcacctctctttctgcagttcATAGACTGCGTGTGGCAAATGACCAGACAG TTCCCCTCGGCGTTTGAGTTCAACGAGCTGTTTCTCATTACGGTGCTGGACCACCTCTACAGCTGCCTGTTTGGGACGTTCCTCTACAACAGCGAGCAGGAGCGGGTCTCAAAG GAGGTATTCAGCAAGACTGTATCGCTGTGGTCGTACATAAACAGTCATGCAGAGGACTTCATCAACCCACTCTATGTGCACTACGAGCACCATGTGCTGTACCCGGTGGCCAGTCAGAGGAACCTGGATCTCTGGGTGAATTACTACGTGCGCTGGAACCCTCGTATGAGGCCCCAG GTGCCTGTTCACCAGAACCTGAAGGATCTGTTAGTTATGAGGGCAGAGCTGCAGCGAAGAGTGGAGGAGATACAGAGAGAAGCCTCTTCGTCTCgctccctctcctcatcctcagaGCTCGGAGGGACTGCTATGCATACCACT
- the mtmr1b gene encoding myotubularin-related protein 1b isoform X4, whose product MVQTVNCSYNLKSNRRTHSIRIHFSRLQGTEGRQQASTVGGGSTDTWRDHQSYCQRCHVHLSLLRSRKWHSDHHRLQALLQEPRTGMLELSIFQFSHLWKDPPFVLDVNLGAISRLETIGVQSHGENTRGLEIVCKDLRNPRFAYKKQEQSKLEILGMLSKYAFPLSHNLPLFAYKYQEKFPKDGWKVYDPISEYKRQGLPNESWIISKINSSYEVCDTYPAVLVVPASITEDELRRVSVFRAKRRFPVLSWIHPESQAAVVRCGQPLVGPSDRRCREDERYLQTVLDASAQSHKLCIFDARQSSVADTSKAKDGGYENESFYPNVELNFLEIPTIHVMRESLRKLKEAVYPTIDEQRWLSSVDATHWLEYIRLLLAGAVRIADRVEGGKSSVVVHCSDGWDRTAQLTSLAMLMLDAHYRSLRGFQTLLEKEWTSFGHRFASRVGHGDENHANSERSPLFLQFIDCVWQMTRQFPSAFEFNELFLITVLDHLYSCLFGTFLYNSEQERVSKEVFSKTVSLWSYINSHAEDFINPLYVHYEHHVLYPVASQRNLDLWVNYYVRWNPRMRPQVPVHQNLKDLLVMRAELQRRVEEIQREASSSRSLSSSSELGGTAMHTTT is encoded by the exons ATGGTGCAAACAGTTAATTGCAGCTACAATCTCAAGTCAAATCGCAGGACCCATAGTATCAGAATCCATTTCTCGAGACTacaag GCACTGAGGGAAGGCAACAAGCAAGCACAGTTGGAGGAGGCTCCACGGATACCTGGCGAGACCATCAAAGCTATTG CCAAAGATGTCATGTACATCTGTCCCTTCTCCGGAGCCGTAAGTGGCACTCTGACCATCACAGACTACAAGCTTTACTTCAAGAGCCTCGCACGGGTATGCTGGAACTTTCCATCTTCCAGTTCTCGCATCTGTGGAAA GATCCTCCATTTGTTTTGGATGTGAACCTGGGAGCTATCAGCAGGTTGGAGACCATTGGGGTGCAAAGTCATGGAGAGAATACACGAGGCCTAGAGATAGTCTGCAAA GACTTGAGAAACCCCAGGTTTGCCTATAAAAAGCAGGAACAGAGCAAGCTGGAGATCCTTGGGATGTTGTCCAAGTACgccttccccctctctcacaATTTG CCTCTATTTGCTTATAAGTACCAGGAGAAGTTCCCGAAAGATGGCTGGAAAGTCTATGACCCTATAAGTGAATACAAGAGACAG GGCCTTCCCAACGAGAGCTGGATCATCAGCAAAATCAACAGCAGTTACGAGGTGTGCGACACCTATCCTGCTGTGCTGGTGGTACCGGCGAGCATCACCGAGGACGAGCTCCGGAGGGTGTCCGTCTTTAGGGCCAAGCGCCGCTTCCCT GTGCTGTCTTGGATCCATCCGGAGAGTCAGGCAGCCGTGGTGCGCTGTGGCCAGCCGCTGGTTGGCCCCTCCGACCGCCGCTGCAGAGAGGACGAACGCTATCTCCAGACCGTCCTGGACGCCAGCGCCCAGTCGCACAAGCTCTGCATTTTCGACGCCCGGCAAAGCAGCGTAGCCGACACCAGCAAA GCCAAAGATGGTGGTTACGAGAATGAGAGTTTCTACCCCAACGTTGAGCTGAACTTTCTGGAGATTCCCACCATCCACGTCATGAGGGAGTCTCTGCGCAAGTTGAAGGAGGCGGTCTACCCCACCATCGACGAGCAGCGCTGGCTGTCGTCTGTGGACGCTACACACTGGCTGGAATACATCAGG CTGCTGCTGGCCGGCGCGGTGCGGATCGCCGACCGTGTGGAGGGCGGGAAGAGTTCGGTGGTGGTGCACTGCAGCGACGGCTGGGACCGCACGGCGCAGCTCACCTCGCTGGCCATGCTGATGCTGGACGCGCACTACCGCTCGCTCAGGGGCTTCCAGACACTGCTGGAGAAGGAGTGGACCAGCTTCGGACACCGCTTCGCCTCG cgtGTAGGACACGGCGACGAGAACCACGCTAACTCCGAACGCtcacctctctttctgcagttcATAGACTGCGTGTGGCAAATGACCAGACAG TTCCCCTCGGCGTTTGAGTTCAACGAGCTGTTTCTCATTACGGTGCTGGACCACCTCTACAGCTGCCTGTTTGGGACGTTCCTCTACAACAGCGAGCAGGAGCGGGTCTCAAAG GAGGTATTCAGCAAGACTGTATCGCTGTGGTCGTACATAAACAGTCATGCAGAGGACTTCATCAACCCACTCTATGTGCACTACGAGCACCATGTGCTGTACCCGGTGGCCAGTCAGAGGAACCTGGATCTCTGGGTGAATTACTACGTGCGCTGGAACCCTCGTATGAGGCCCCAG GTGCCTGTTCACCAGAACCTGAAGGATCTGTTAGTTATGAGGGCAGAGCTGCAGCGAAGAGTGGAGGAGATACAGAGAGAAGCCTCTTCGTCTCgctccctctcctcatcctcagaGCTCGGAGGGACTGCTATGCATACCACT acTTGA
- the mtmr1b gene encoding myotubularin-related protein 1b isoform X3 — protein sequence MEKATNSGFHNLDTAPSQPNANRKLSRTLGSTGSRPPSSETLDSPTGAHVEWCKQLIAATISSQIAGPIVSESISRDYKALREGNKQAQLEEAPRIPGETIKAIAKDVMYICPFSGAVSGTLTITDYKLYFKSLARDPPFVLDVNLGAISRLETIGVQSHGENTRGLEIVCKDLRNPRFAYKKQEQSKLEILGMLSKYAFPLSHNLPLFAYKYQEKFPKDGWKVYDPISEYKRQGLPNESWIISKINSSYEVCDTYPAVLVVPASITEDELRRVSVFRAKRRFPVLSWIHPESQAAVVRCGQPLVGPSDRRCREDERYLQTVLDASAQSHKLCIFDARQSSVADTSKAKDGGYENESFYPNVELNFLEIPTIHVMRESLRKLKEAVYPTIDEQRWLSSVDATHWLEYIRLLLAGAVRIADRVEGGKSSVVVHCSDGWDRTAQLTSLAMLMLDAHYRSLRGFQTLLEKEWTSFGHRFASRVGHGDENHANSERSPLFLQFIDCVWQMTRQFPSAFEFNELFLITVLDHLYSCLFGTFLYNSEQERVSKEVFSKTVSLWSYINSHAEDFINPLYVHYEHHVLYPVASQRNLDLWVNYYVRWNPRMRPQVPVHQNLKDLLVMRAELQRRVEEIQREASSSRSLSSSSELGGTAMHTTT from the exons ATGGAGAAAGCCACGAATTCTGGATTCCACAATTTAGACACTGCTCCGTCTCAGCCGAACGCCAACAGAAAACTGTCGCGGACTCTTGGGAGTACTGGGTCCCGACCGCCGAGCTCGGAAACGTTAGAcag CCCCACAGGTGCCCACGTGGAATGGTGCAAACAGTTAATTGCAGCTACAATCTCAAGTCAAATCGCAGGACCCATAGTATCAGAATCCATTTCTCGAGACTacaag GCACTGAGGGAAGGCAACAAGCAAGCACAGTTGGAGGAGGCTCCACGGATACCTGGCGAGACCATCAAAGCTATTG CCAAAGATGTCATGTACATCTGTCCCTTCTCCGGAGCCGTAAGTGGCACTCTGACCATCACAGACTACAAGCTTTACTTCAAGAGCCTCGCACGG GATCCTCCATTTGTTTTGGATGTGAACCTGGGAGCTATCAGCAGGTTGGAGACCATTGGGGTGCAAAGTCATGGAGAGAATACACGAGGCCTAGAGATAGTCTGCAAA GACTTGAGAAACCCCAGGTTTGCCTATAAAAAGCAGGAACAGAGCAAGCTGGAGATCCTTGGGATGTTGTCCAAGTACgccttccccctctctcacaATTTG CCTCTATTTGCTTATAAGTACCAGGAGAAGTTCCCGAAAGATGGCTGGAAAGTCTATGACCCTATAAGTGAATACAAGAGACAG GGCCTTCCCAACGAGAGCTGGATCATCAGCAAAATCAACAGCAGTTACGAGGTGTGCGACACCTATCCTGCTGTGCTGGTGGTACCGGCGAGCATCACCGAGGACGAGCTCCGGAGGGTGTCCGTCTTTAGGGCCAAGCGCCGCTTCCCT GTGCTGTCTTGGATCCATCCGGAGAGTCAGGCAGCCGTGGTGCGCTGTGGCCAGCCGCTGGTTGGCCCCTCCGACCGCCGCTGCAGAGAGGACGAACGCTATCTCCAGACCGTCCTGGACGCCAGCGCCCAGTCGCACAAGCTCTGCATTTTCGACGCCCGGCAAAGCAGCGTAGCCGACACCAGCAAA GCCAAAGATGGTGGTTACGAGAATGAGAGTTTCTACCCCAACGTTGAGCTGAACTTTCTGGAGATTCCCACCATCCACGTCATGAGGGAGTCTCTGCGCAAGTTGAAGGAGGCGGTCTACCCCACCATCGACGAGCAGCGCTGGCTGTCGTCTGTGGACGCTACACACTGGCTGGAATACATCAGG CTGCTGCTGGCCGGCGCGGTGCGGATCGCCGACCGTGTGGAGGGCGGGAAGAGTTCGGTGGTGGTGCACTGCAGCGACGGCTGGGACCGCACGGCGCAGCTCACCTCGCTGGCCATGCTGATGCTGGACGCGCACTACCGCTCGCTCAGGGGCTTCCAGACACTGCTGGAGAAGGAGTGGACCAGCTTCGGACACCGCTTCGCCTCG cgtGTAGGACACGGCGACGAGAACCACGCTAACTCCGAACGCtcacctctctttctgcagttcATAGACTGCGTGTGGCAAATGACCAGACAG TTCCCCTCGGCGTTTGAGTTCAACGAGCTGTTTCTCATTACGGTGCTGGACCACCTCTACAGCTGCCTGTTTGGGACGTTCCTCTACAACAGCGAGCAGGAGCGGGTCTCAAAG GAGGTATTCAGCAAGACTGTATCGCTGTGGTCGTACATAAACAGTCATGCAGAGGACTTCATCAACCCACTCTATGTGCACTACGAGCACCATGTGCTGTACCCGGTGGCCAGTCAGAGGAACCTGGATCTCTGGGTGAATTACTACGTGCGCTGGAACCCTCGTATGAGGCCCCAG GTGCCTGTTCACCAGAACCTGAAGGATCTGTTAGTTATGAGGGCAGAGCTGCAGCGAAGAGTGGAGGAGATACAGAGAGAAGCCTCTTCGTCTCgctccctctcctcatcctcagaGCTCGGAGGGACTGCTATGCATACCACT acTTGA
- the LOC143481401 gene encoding high mobility group protein B3-like: protein MAKGDPSKPKGKMSAYAYFVKTCREEHNKKKPDVPVNFSEFSKKCSERWKVMSPKEKTKFDEMAKQDKARYDQEMMNYNPGKKGQKKKDPNAPRRPPSGFFLFCAEQRPNIKSQNPSLGIGDVAKRLGEMWNNLSDSEKQPFLSKATKLKDKYMKDMTEYKRKGKTGGGASAGKSKPKDDDDDDEDEEEDEEEEDDDDDDD from the exons ATGGCAAAAGGTGACCCGTCAAAGCCGAAGGGCAAAATGTCTGCTTATGCCTACTTTGTAAAGACCTGCCGTGAGGAGCACAACAAGAAGAAGCCTGATGTCCCGGTGAATTTTTCAGAGTTCTCTAAGAAGTGCTCAGAAAGATGGAAA GTGATGTCTCCAAAAGAGAAAACTAAATTTGATGAAATGGCTAAGCAGGATAAGGCTCGCTATGACCAAGAAATGATGAACTACAACCCAGGCAAAAAAGGTCAGAAGAAGAAGGACCCCAATGCCCCTAGGAGGCCACC GTCTGGCTTTTTCCTGTTCTGCGCTGAGCAGAGGCCAAACATTAAGTCCCAGAACCCCAGCTTGGGCATTGGTGACGTAGCCAAGAGACTCGGCGAAATGTGGAACAACTTGTCTGATTCAGAGAAGCAGCCCTTCCTTTCCAAGGCCACCAAACTCAAGGACAAGTACATGAAG GACATGACCGAGTACAAGCGCAAGGGCAAAACGGGCGGCGGGGCATCTGCGGGCAAATCAAAACCCaaagatgatgatgacgatgatgaggacgaggaggaagatgaggaggaagaggatgacgACGATGATGACGACTAA
- the mtmr1b gene encoding myotubularin-related protein 1b isoform X1, which yields MEKATNSGFHNLDTAPSQPNANRKLSRTLGSTGSRPPSSETLDSPTGAHVEWCKQLIAATISSQIAGPIVSESISRDYKDCDVDVKGFLLDSDPQHTASSLALREGNKQAQLEEAPRIPGETIKAIAKDVMYICPFSGAVSGTLTITDYKLYFKSLARDPPFVLDVNLGAISRLETIGVQSHGENTRGLEIVCKDLRNPRFAYKKQEQSKLEILGMLSKYAFPLSHNLPLFAYKYQEKFPKDGWKVYDPISEYKRQGLPNESWIISKINSSYEVCDTYPAVLVVPASITEDELRRVSVFRAKRRFPVLSWIHPESQAAVVRCGQPLVGPSDRRCREDERYLQTVLDASAQSHKLCIFDARQSSVADTSKAKDGGYENESFYPNVELNFLEIPTIHVMRESLRKLKEAVYPTIDEQRWLSSVDATHWLEYIRLLLAGAVRIADRVEGGKSSVVVHCSDGWDRTAQLTSLAMLMLDAHYRSLRGFQTLLEKEWTSFGHRFASRVGHGDENHANSERSPLFLQFIDCVWQMTRQFPSAFEFNELFLITVLDHLYSCLFGTFLYNSEQERVSKEVFSKTVSLWSYINSHAEDFINPLYVHYEHHVLYPVASQRNLDLWVNYYVRWNPRMRPQVPVHQNLKDLLVMRAELQRRVEEIQREASSSRSLSSSSELGGTAMHTTT from the exons ATGGAGAAAGCCACGAATTCTGGATTCCACAATTTAGACACTGCTCCGTCTCAGCCGAACGCCAACAGAAAACTGTCGCGGACTCTTGGGAGTACTGGGTCCCGACCGCCGAGCTCGGAAACGTTAGAcag CCCCACAGGTGCCCACGTGGAATGGTGCAAACAGTTAATTGCAGCTACAATCTCAAGTCAAATCGCAGGACCCATAGTATCAGAATCCATTTCTCGAGACTacaag GACTGTGACGTGGACGTTAAGGGATTTCTCTTGGACAGCGATCCTCAGCACACAGCCTCCTCCTTG GCACTGAGGGAAGGCAACAAGCAAGCACAGTTGGAGGAGGCTCCACGGATACCTGGCGAGACCATCAAAGCTATTG CCAAAGATGTCATGTACATCTGTCCCTTCTCCGGAGCCGTAAGTGGCACTCTGACCATCACAGACTACAAGCTTTACTTCAAGAGCCTCGCACGG GATCCTCCATTTGTTTTGGATGTGAACCTGGGAGCTATCAGCAGGTTGGAGACCATTGGGGTGCAAAGTCATGGAGAGAATACACGAGGCCTAGAGATAGTCTGCAAA GACTTGAGAAACCCCAGGTTTGCCTATAAAAAGCAGGAACAGAGCAAGCTGGAGATCCTTGGGATGTTGTCCAAGTACgccttccccctctctcacaATTTG CCTCTATTTGCTTATAAGTACCAGGAGAAGTTCCCGAAAGATGGCTGGAAAGTCTATGACCCTATAAGTGAATACAAGAGACAG GGCCTTCCCAACGAGAGCTGGATCATCAGCAAAATCAACAGCAGTTACGAGGTGTGCGACACCTATCCTGCTGTGCTGGTGGTACCGGCGAGCATCACCGAGGACGAGCTCCGGAGGGTGTCCGTCTTTAGGGCCAAGCGCCGCTTCCCT GTGCTGTCTTGGATCCATCCGGAGAGTCAGGCAGCCGTGGTGCGCTGTGGCCAGCCGCTGGTTGGCCCCTCCGACCGCCGCTGCAGAGAGGACGAACGCTATCTCCAGACCGTCCTGGACGCCAGCGCCCAGTCGCACAAGCTCTGCATTTTCGACGCCCGGCAAAGCAGCGTAGCCGACACCAGCAAA GCCAAAGATGGTGGTTACGAGAATGAGAGTTTCTACCCCAACGTTGAGCTGAACTTTCTGGAGATTCCCACCATCCACGTCATGAGGGAGTCTCTGCGCAAGTTGAAGGAGGCGGTCTACCCCACCATCGACGAGCAGCGCTGGCTGTCGTCTGTGGACGCTACACACTGGCTGGAATACATCAGG CTGCTGCTGGCCGGCGCGGTGCGGATCGCCGACCGTGTGGAGGGCGGGAAGAGTTCGGTGGTGGTGCACTGCAGCGACGGCTGGGACCGCACGGCGCAGCTCACCTCGCTGGCCATGCTGATGCTGGACGCGCACTACCGCTCGCTCAGGGGCTTCCAGACACTGCTGGAGAAGGAGTGGACCAGCTTCGGACACCGCTTCGCCTCG cgtGTAGGACACGGCGACGAGAACCACGCTAACTCCGAACGCtcacctctctttctgcagttcATAGACTGCGTGTGGCAAATGACCAGACAG TTCCCCTCGGCGTTTGAGTTCAACGAGCTGTTTCTCATTACGGTGCTGGACCACCTCTACAGCTGCCTGTTTGGGACGTTCCTCTACAACAGCGAGCAGGAGCGGGTCTCAAAG GAGGTATTCAGCAAGACTGTATCGCTGTGGTCGTACATAAACAGTCATGCAGAGGACTTCATCAACCCACTCTATGTGCACTACGAGCACCATGTGCTGTACCCGGTGGCCAGTCAGAGGAACCTGGATCTCTGGGTGAATTACTACGTGCGCTGGAACCCTCGTATGAGGCCCCAG GTGCCTGTTCACCAGAACCTGAAGGATCTGTTAGTTATGAGGGCAGAGCTGCAGCGAAGAGTGGAGGAGATACAGAGAGAAGCCTCTTCGTCTCgctccctctcctcatcctcagaGCTCGGAGGGACTGCTATGCATACCACT acTTGA
- the mtmr1b gene encoding myotubularin-related protein 1b isoform X5, translated as MEKATNSGFHNLDTAPSQPNANRKLSRTLGSTGSRPPSSETLDSPTGAHVEWCKQLIAATISSQIAGPIVSESISRDYKDCDVDVKGFLLDSDPQHTASSLALREGNKQAQLEEAPRIPGETIKAIAKDVMYICPFSGAVSGTLTITDYKLYFKSLARDPPFVLDVNLGAISRLETIGVQSHGENTRGLEIVCKDLRNPRFAYKKQEQSKLEILGMLSKYAFPLSHNLPLFAYKYQEKFPKDGWKVYDPISEYKRQGLPNESWIISKINSSYEVCDTYPAVLVVPASITEDELRRVSVFRAKRRFPVLSWIHPESQAAVVRCGQPLVGPSDRRCREDERYLQTVLDASAQSHKLCIFDARQSSVADTSKAKDGGYENESFYPNVELNFLEIPTIHVMRESLRKLKEAVYPTIDEQRWLSSVDATHWLEYIRLLLAGAVRIADRVEGGKSSVVVHCSDGWDRTAQLTSLAMLMLDAHYRSLRGFQTLLEKEWTSFGHRFASRVGHGDENHANSERSPLFLQFIDCVWQMTRQFPSAFEFNELFLITVLDHLYSCLFGTFLYNSEQERVSKARRYSARLYRCGRT; from the exons ATGGAGAAAGCCACGAATTCTGGATTCCACAATTTAGACACTGCTCCGTCTCAGCCGAACGCCAACAGAAAACTGTCGCGGACTCTTGGGAGTACTGGGTCCCGACCGCCGAGCTCGGAAACGTTAGAcag CCCCACAGGTGCCCACGTGGAATGGTGCAAACAGTTAATTGCAGCTACAATCTCAAGTCAAATCGCAGGACCCATAGTATCAGAATCCATTTCTCGAGACTacaag GACTGTGACGTGGACGTTAAGGGATTTCTCTTGGACAGCGATCCTCAGCACACAGCCTCCTCCTTG GCACTGAGGGAAGGCAACAAGCAAGCACAGTTGGAGGAGGCTCCACGGATACCTGGCGAGACCATCAAAGCTATTG CCAAAGATGTCATGTACATCTGTCCCTTCTCCGGAGCCGTAAGTGGCACTCTGACCATCACAGACTACAAGCTTTACTTCAAGAGCCTCGCACGG GATCCTCCATTTGTTTTGGATGTGAACCTGGGAGCTATCAGCAGGTTGGAGACCATTGGGGTGCAAAGTCATGGAGAGAATACACGAGGCCTAGAGATAGTCTGCAAA GACTTGAGAAACCCCAGGTTTGCCTATAAAAAGCAGGAACAGAGCAAGCTGGAGATCCTTGGGATGTTGTCCAAGTACgccttccccctctctcacaATTTG CCTCTATTTGCTTATAAGTACCAGGAGAAGTTCCCGAAAGATGGCTGGAAAGTCTATGACCCTATAAGTGAATACAAGAGACAG GGCCTTCCCAACGAGAGCTGGATCATCAGCAAAATCAACAGCAGTTACGAGGTGTGCGACACCTATCCTGCTGTGCTGGTGGTACCGGCGAGCATCACCGAGGACGAGCTCCGGAGGGTGTCCGTCTTTAGGGCCAAGCGCCGCTTCCCT GTGCTGTCTTGGATCCATCCGGAGAGTCAGGCAGCCGTGGTGCGCTGTGGCCAGCCGCTGGTTGGCCCCTCCGACCGCCGCTGCAGAGAGGACGAACGCTATCTCCAGACCGTCCTGGACGCCAGCGCCCAGTCGCACAAGCTCTGCATTTTCGACGCCCGGCAAAGCAGCGTAGCCGACACCAGCAAA GCCAAAGATGGTGGTTACGAGAATGAGAGTTTCTACCCCAACGTTGAGCTGAACTTTCTGGAGATTCCCACCATCCACGTCATGAGGGAGTCTCTGCGCAAGTTGAAGGAGGCGGTCTACCCCACCATCGACGAGCAGCGCTGGCTGTCGTCTGTGGACGCTACACACTGGCTGGAATACATCAGG CTGCTGCTGGCCGGCGCGGTGCGGATCGCCGACCGTGTGGAGGGCGGGAAGAGTTCGGTGGTGGTGCACTGCAGCGACGGCTGGGACCGCACGGCGCAGCTCACCTCGCTGGCCATGCTGATGCTGGACGCGCACTACCGCTCGCTCAGGGGCTTCCAGACACTGCTGGAGAAGGAGTGGACCAGCTTCGGACACCGCTTCGCCTCG cgtGTAGGACACGGCGACGAGAACCACGCTAACTCCGAACGCtcacctctctttctgcagttcATAGACTGCGTGTGGCAAATGACCAGACAG TTCCCCTCGGCGTTTGAGTTCAACGAGCTGTTTCTCATTACGGTGCTGGACCACCTCTACAGCTGCCTGTTTGGGACGTTCCTCTACAACAGCGAGCAGGAGCGGGTCTCAAAGGCAAG GAGGTATTCAGCAAGACTGTATCGCTGTGGTCGTACATAA